One stretch of Gopherus flavomarginatus isolate rGopFla2 chromosome 2, rGopFla2.mat.asm, whole genome shotgun sequence DNA includes these proteins:
- the COMMD3 gene encoding COMM domain-containing protein 3, translating into MELSEYVQSGLQILADSGCFSPSAYTVLLQTAFQSLLNAQADQVALDHPVLKHIDPTVLKHCHAAAATCILEAGKHKADKSAISTCLEDCKFDRERIEQFCTEYQKNKDTLELILGSIGRCPLHLTDVSWRLEYQIKTNQLHKTYRPAYLVTLNVENNDSRSHPDVSFSCTMEQLQDLVGKLKDAAKSLERASQM; encoded by the exons ATGGAGCTGTCGGAGTATGTGCAGAGCGGCTTGCAGATCCTAGCCGATTCTGGCTGCTTTTCTCCTAGCGCCTACACGGTTCTGCTCCAGACGGCTTTCCAGAGCCTGCTCAACGCCCAGGCGGACCAGGTAGCTTTAG ATCACCCAGTCTTGAAACATATTGACCCAACAGTATTAAAACATTGTCATGCAGCAGCTGCAACTTGTATACTGGAGGCTGGAAAACACAAAGCCGACAAATCTGCTATAAG cacaTGTCTAGAAGACTGTAAATTTGATAGAGAGAGAATAGAGCAATTTTGCACCGAATATCAG aAAAACAAAGATACATTGGAACTCATATTGGGAAG TATAGGCAGGTGTCCTCTGCACTTAACCGATGTTTCTTGGCGCCTGGAATATCAAATCAAG ACCAACCAACTTCATAAAACGTATCGACCTGCCTATTTGGTGACCTTAAATGTGGAG aacAACGACTCAAGATCACACCCTGACGTTAGTTTTAGTTGCACTATGGAACAGTTACAG GATTTAGTTGGAAAACTAAAAGATGCAGCAAAAAGCCTAGAAAGAGCATCTCAGATGTGA